A genomic segment from Pelecanus crispus isolate bPelCri1 chromosome 25, bPelCri1.pri, whole genome shotgun sequence encodes:
- the LOC142595956 gene encoding SUN domain-containing protein 3-like, with the protein MFIDSWVVGTTPHPPEGQECPEAPSPAASRPVGNSQAWLEQKMRELEETVAQVSAARGNILQAVREVLVDHGVQAEKREEILQLTQAAIKKVLENYLQMPDWALEAIGATIDEERTSKSYGEQGKKTWWLSPFAFSSGNPPETILQPRIAPGNCWAFQGSRGHVVIRLPEQIWPKAFTIWHISEAVSPSGEVSSAPKDFAVSGVDEATAETLLGTFTYNVHKEIAQTFHVQKELPRTFRYIKFQVQSNWGNPEYTCVYRVQVHGKMDREFHQGMITAAQAATSLDLSIYFFHACKQQVCSPIHKVPKQITLLE; encoded by the exons ATGTTCATTGATAGCTGGGTGGTTGGG ACAACGCCACACCCACCAGAAGGGCAGGAGTGTCCTGAggctccttctcctgctgcttcccgtCCTGTCGG GAACTCACAGGCTTGGCTGGAGCAGAAGATGCGGGAGCTCGAGGAGACGGTGGCTCAGGTGTCTGCTGCGAGGGGGAACATACTTCAGGCAGTGAGAGAGGTCCTCGTAGACCATGGTGTccaagcagagaagagagag gaaattcTGCAGTTGACACAGGCGGCAATTAAGAAGGTGCTTGAAAACTACCTCCAGATGCCTGACTGGGCTCTGGAAGCCATAG GTGCCACCATTGATGAGGAGAGGACATCCAAGAGTTATGGTGAGCAAGGCAAGAAGACCTGGTGGCTTTCTccatttgccttctcttctggAAACCCTCCAGAGACAATCTTGCAG CCCCGTATTGCCCCTGGCAACTGCTGGGCTTTCCAAGGATCTCGGGGCCACGTGGTCATCCGGCTGCCTGAGCAAATCTGGCCAAAGGCTTTCACCATCTGGCATATCTCCGAGGCAGTCTCTCCTTCCGGGGAAGTCAGCAGTGCCCCCAAAGACTTTGCTGTCTCC GGAGTGGATGAGGCAACGGCAGAAACTCTCCTGGGGACATTCACCTACAATGTGCACAAGGAGATCGCTCAGACATTCCATGTGCAG aaggaGCTTCCCAGGACCTTTCGCTACATCAAATTCCAGGTGCAGAGCAACTGGGGAAACCCAGAGTACACCTGTGTGTACCGGGTACAGGTTCACGGGAAGATG GATCGAGAATTCCACCAgggcatgatcactgcagcccaggctgcaacCAGCCTTGACCTCTCTATTTACTTCTTCCATGCCTGCAAGCAACAGGTCTG CTCCCCAATTCACAAGGTCCCCAAGCAGATAACCTTGCTGGAATAA